From the Halalkalicoccus sp. CGA53 genome, one window contains:
- a CDS encoding IS4 family transposase: protein MAETVQSQIQRSFDQNLVEGSQSASTASEFYSLLDAVDSEFIADQFDIGTYTNKHDFENHLKVGIFEGINPSDSLAELAEKTAVHDQLEEMAASTFSRHTNDRDYRAVVRLFFELLHSPQLYHQRAVQRKRLESLDRAVVAIDGANLTLTRSVAVPSELHDDEPIAKIKPGDRGLKFNLAARVDGHAKGLLGVSVTAGETREPTQFDHLQDDVEVFADLDSPIRVFDRGYLDYDRFCALKERKEEFVCLLQSDSRVDVLDSLQDIDITDEAGTRHVRDDLIELAETGETFRRIVFEDVDGEEIAYLTTLSPEEYDPVDVMNIYTLRTLIEILFRELKQYTNIENFHSQSVNGVLFELFCTLIGYVLVEWFRHCHPLRGGVPEAFRLIRTRWNQSQRAYG, encoded by the coding sequence ATGGCGGAAACAGTTCAATCCCAGATACAGCGTTCGTTTGACCAGAATCTCGTCGAAGGTAGCCAGTCAGCCTCCACTGCGAGCGAATTTTACTCGCTGCTCGACGCAGTCGACAGCGAGTTCATCGCCGATCAGTTCGATATCGGCACCTACACGAACAAGCACGACTTTGAGAACCATCTCAAGGTCGGTATCTTCGAGGGAATCAACCCGTCTGACTCGCTTGCTGAACTCGCCGAGAAAACGGCTGTCCACGATCAACTGGAAGAAATGGCTGCATCGACGTTCTCCCGGCATACGAACGACCGCGACTACCGCGCGGTCGTTCGTCTCTTCTTCGAACTGCTTCACTCGCCCCAGCTCTATCACCAACGCGCTGTGCAGCGCAAGCGACTCGAATCGCTCGACCGAGCAGTCGTCGCTATCGACGGAGCAAACCTCACTCTCACCAGATCGGTTGCTGTCCCAAGCGAATTACATGACGACGAACCCATTGCCAAGATCAAGCCAGGCGACCGCGGCCTCAAATTCAACTTGGCCGCACGTGTCGACGGACACGCCAAGGGGCTGCTTGGCGTGTCCGTAACAGCGGGCGAAACACGCGAACCGACACAGTTCGATCATCTCCAAGACGACGTCGAGGTCTTCGCAGACCTCGACTCGCCGATTCGCGTGTTTGATCGTGGTTATCTCGACTATGACCGCTTTTGTGCGTTGAAAGAGCGAAAAGAGGAGTTCGTGTGTTTGTTGCAGTCAGATTCTCGGGTCGATGTCCTGGATTCGCTCCAGGACATCGACATCACTGACGAGGCGGGAACACGACACGTACGCGATGACCTGATTGAACTAGCCGAGACCGGCGAAACCTTTCGGCGGATCGTGTTCGAGGACGTGGACGGAGAGGAGATAGCGTACCTGACGACGCTATCTCCGGAGGAGTATGATCCGGTGGACGTGATGAACATCTACACGCTACGGACACTGATCGAGATTCTATTTCGGGAGTTGAAACAGTATACGAACATCGAGAATTTTCACTCACAATCGGTAAACGGCGTGTTGTTCGAGTTGTTCTGTACGTTGATTGGGTACGTGCTGGTCGAGTGGTTCCGGCACTGCCACCCGCTGCGGGGTGGCGTGCCGGAAGCGTTCCGGCTGATCCGCACACGCTGGAATCAGTCCCAGCGCGCGTACGGGTGA
- a CDS encoding IS5 family transposase, protein MVSLRRLARMCRDLAKHHVDEPDVPAAPDGADGYAEWVQIALILYRVELEKSLRETEDYLNEMPGVLAVFGLDEAPHYSSFCRWEQDYRMRELRRLLRTSAEQAGWSGEAAIDASGFQRDQTSYHYRDRANYSFQSMKTTILIDVNSLAIKDVHFTTQKAWDGHIGMQVFRRNAEDLRVLSADANYSWSDLREECRSNSTRPLIKHREQTPLQKAHNARMNEDYNQRWMSETGFSQLKEDDGEKLRSRSWHGQFRELTRKCIVHNLTQAAS, encoded by the coding sequence ATGGTATCGCTCAGACGGCTTGCGCGGATGTGTCGAGATCTTGCCAAACACCACGTTGACGAGCCAGACGTACCCGCCGCGCCGGACGGCGCGGACGGGTACGCCGAGTGGGTACAGATCGCGTTAATTCTGTACCGCGTCGAATTAGAGAAGAGCCTCCGCGAGACGGAAGATTACCTCAACGAGATGCCCGGTGTCCTCGCCGTGTTCGGACTCGACGAGGCACCGCACTACAGCTCGTTCTGTCGGTGGGAACAAGACTACCGGATGCGTGAACTCCGCCGCCTGCTCCGCACGTCGGCGGAGCAGGCGGGCTGGAGTGGTGAAGCCGCGATTGACGCGAGCGGCTTCCAGCGCGATCAAACCAGCTACCACTACCGCGACCGCGCGAACTACTCGTTCCAGTCGATGAAGACGACGATCTTGATCGACGTGAACTCGCTGGCAATCAAGGACGTGCATTTTACGACGCAGAAGGCGTGGGACGGCCATATCGGGATGCAGGTCTTCCGCCGAAACGCGGAAGACCTGCGCGTACTGTCTGCTGACGCGAATTACTCGTGGAGCGACCTCCGAGAGGAGTGTCGCTCCAACTCAACGCGACCGTTGATCAAACACAGAGAACAGACTCCGTTGCAGAAGGCGCACAACGCTCGGATGAACGAGGACTACAACCAGCGCTGGATGAGCGAAACGGGCTTCTCGCAGTTGAAGGAAGACGACGGCGAGAAGCTGCGCTCCCGGAGCTGGCACGGCCAGTTCCGGGAGCTGACTCGGAAGTGCATCGTCCATAACCTAACACAGGCGGCGAGTTAG
- a CDS encoding ParB N-terminal domain-containing protein, translating into MIEVFKHKTEKPSLGQIGYKTLKNKGIYHFIYVVFKFIFSKMDEAMLSHFPIYHGLRVSYYEYKTILTSDYDAPLNPYKIEWVDPDDINEFTRRNVRPVQSCGLIKNGNWDRRDDYVYSEGYGKRYWHNRARNGIYFEDSLFYQALKNHFDHGIDWKETEYFQAASKAFEIGEKISNGYTSEQELLLDFKRTDELYHEIKNNGYKTRADVNKWHDYDRGVMTFKKLKKSEITVDIGRNGKLLFASSGKHRLAIAKILGLDEIPVIFICRHRNWMNHRDYIYRNELKVYHPDLSEFQ; encoded by the coding sequence ATGATAGAAGTATTCAAACACAAGACTGAGAAACCGTCATTGGGGCAAATCGGTTATAAAACGCTGAAAAATAAAGGGATATATCACTTTATATACGTAGTATTTAAATTTATTTTTTCTAAGATGGACGAAGCGATGCTCTCTCATTTTCCCATTTATCACGGTCTAAGGGTTAGCTATTACGAGTACAAAACAATCTTGACGAGCGATTACGATGCACCTCTTAACCCATATAAAATCGAATGGGTGGATCCAGACGATATAAACGAGTTTACTAGAAGAAATGTGAGGCCCGTACAAAGTTGTGGATTGATCAAAAACGGTAATTGGGATAGACGAGACGATTACGTATATTCCGAAGGGTATGGAAAGAGATATTGGCATAACCGTGCCAGAAATGGTATCTATTTCGAGGATTCACTGTTCTATCAAGCACTGAAGAACCATTTCGACCACGGTATTGATTGGAAAGAGACAGAATACTTTCAAGCTGCAAGCAAGGCATTCGAAATCGGTGAAAAAATTAGTAACGGGTATACCTCTGAGCAGGAATTGTTATTAGATTTCAAACGTACTGATGAACTGTACCACGAAATTAAGAATAACGGTTATAAAACACGTGCCGATGTCAATAAATGGCACGATTACGACAGGGGTGTGATGACATTTAAGAAATTAAAGAAGTCCGAGATTACTGTGGATATCGGTAGAAATGGAAAATTGTTGTTCGCATCTAGTGGTAAACATCGCTTGGCTATAGCCAAAATTTTGGGTTTAGATGAGATCCCTGTTATATTTATTTGTAGACATAGAAATTGGATGAACCATCGTGATTATATATATCGTAATGAGTTGAAGGTTTACCATCCTGATTTAAGTGAATTTCAATAA
- a CDS encoding helix-turn-helix domain-containing protein gives MSNRRAYLERHLSDEELHDAIKKADDRRVVRRLCFVRNLYAGDTIEEAAWRVGATQGIGSQWLQRWNENAQNGLIPGFGGGQPQKLSLQQARDFQRLLEDGQPWTTAEIKQLIEDEFGISYHSGSIQRLLRNTYRMSYAIPRPETPSRPENAEELLSERLFQALGETADDSLEEAADPGYIGLLSTRRGRC, from the coding sequence ATGAGTAATCGGCGAGCATATCTCGAGCGGCATCTATCCGACGAGGAATTACACGACGCGATCAAGAAGGCGGACGATCGACGTGTCGTCCGCCGTCTCTGTTTCGTGCGGAATCTCTACGCAGGCGATACAATCGAAGAAGCTGCCTGGCGTGTCGGAGCGACCCAAGGAATCGGCAGTCAGTGGCTTCAACGATGGAACGAAAACGCCCAAAATGGATTGATCCCGGGCTTCGGGGGCGGCCAGCCCCAGAAGCTCTCCCTCCAACAAGCACGAGATTTCCAACGCCTCCTCGAAGACGGCCAACCCTGGACAACTGCCGAAATCAAACAGCTGATCGAAGACGAGTTCGGAATCAGCTATCATTCTGGCTCTATCCAGCGACTGCTCCGTAACACCTACCGTATGTCCTACGCGATTCCACGTCCAGAGACGCCGTCCCGACCGGAGAATGCAGAAGAACTGCTCTCCGAGCGCCTCTTCCAGGCGCTCGGCGAGACAGCAGATGACTCTCTCGAGGAGGCCGCTGATCCCGGCTATATTGGGCTTCTTTCGACGCGTCGTGGCCGATGCTGA
- a CDS encoding transposase codes for MNGTSVLRSLESLHKERIGEVFETIREQNPTGRILLVLDNFSSHTCTYTREKAEELGISPVFLPVASPHLQPIEPVWNSLKRYLSPISTESADEFRALVEATFLELTQRLSSFIDINRLC; via the coding sequence GTGAACGGAACGAGCGTGCTCCGATCACTAGAGTCGTTGCATAAAGAGCGGATCGGCGAGGTGTTCGAGACGATCCGCGAGCAGAATCCGACCGGTCGGATTCTACTCGTCTTGGACAATTTCTCCTCGCACACGTGTACCTACACACGTGAGAAGGCCGAAGAACTCGGTATCTCGCCGGTGTTTCTTCCAGTTGCCTCGCCGCATCTCCAACCAATCGAGCCGGTCTGGAACAGCCTGAAACGGTATCTCTCCCCGATATCGACCGAGAGCGCGGACGAGTTCCGCGCTCTCGTCGAAGCAACGTTCCTCGAACTGACACAGCGACTCAGCTCCTTCATCGACATCAATCGCTTGTGCTAG
- a CDS encoding ParB N-terminal domain-containing protein: MGRVNTAIRLGQHGGVKPLLDETAKYIHEEIVKKVIRLLSRLDDPRPLYRKYVAFRRRLQPQKFTDADPFKIIWVDPSEIEYGEKTTTGYGWGRVEDGNWDRSTELIEGLEGITAHFKHGVPWTETQRFQKKVNRIRRGKTSKGCASAEELEARYKEIDKLYETIRKNGYQPQRTIIKENPLKHSHLFYKSGEILHPELDEVKVTIGRDGQILHRHDGRHRLAIAKLLDIESIPVVVRTRHLHWQEVRDDYVNKMKGKRDNSDRFSLYKCHPDLYDITQGSTEK; the protein is encoded by the coding sequence ATGGGGAGAGTTAACACAGCCATCCGTCTTGGTCAACACGGTGGGGTAAAACCACTTCTTGATGAGACGGCCAAATACATCCATGAAGAGATTGTTAAAAAAGTTATCCGTCTACTATCCCGACTTGACGATCCTCGCCCGCTATATCGCAAGTATGTGGCCTTCAGGCGCCGGCTTCAGCCACAAAAATTCACCGATGCGGACCCATTCAAGATCATCTGGGTAGATCCATCGGAAATCGAGTACGGCGAGAAAACTACAACAGGGTATGGATGGGGGCGTGTTGAAGATGGCAATTGGGACCGATCCACCGAACTAATTGAAGGACTAGAGGGTATCACCGCCCATTTCAAACACGGCGTGCCCTGGACCGAAACGCAGCGATTCCAAAAAAAGGTAAATCGAATTCGGCGTGGGAAGACATCAAAAGGATGTGCAAGTGCTGAAGAGCTCGAAGCAAGGTATAAAGAGATCGATAAACTGTACGAGACGATCCGAAAAAATGGGTACCAGCCCCAACGCACAATCATTAAGGAAAATCCTTTAAAACACTCCCACTTGTTTTATAAATCGGGAGAAATTTTGCATCCTGAATTGGACGAAGTCAAAGTAACAATCGGCCGTGATGGTCAAATCTTACACAGACACGATGGTAGACACCGTCTCGCTATCGCGAAGTTATTAGATATTGAATCAATTCCGGTAGTTGTTAGGACACGCCACCTCCATTGGCAGGAGGTACGAGACGATTATGTTAACAAAATGAAGGGTAAAAGAGATAATTCTGATCGTTTCTCTCTTTATAAATGCCATCCCGATTTATACGATATTACCCAAGGTTCGACGGAGAAATAA
- a CDS encoding right-handed parallel beta-helix repeat-containing protein: MSDETEHKGYNKPDHGEQDWHNPLNENFVLIDSDIHEIEQLIEESGDIGATAKFEKFLHDPTEAPVKGPITEAFNAGSLDHYGDESTDLDRWSLVTSDIEGDHMLRFDAPDGLSDTESYHLISDVSETHRGFSYSAYVRGEDNGSRGEFGFAVLTSFSDGTITDGFVLRMNLDRDSIEIMEYSDGFVGGTTADVNLSADTLYRLELDVEFDGRLIGRIYDTDDNALQDLIVDPEQSDVHNGGFGWYARVGSEDEWAEYDFLTKQPLASTPARVSGTSSNGGGSIEGTAALSTDILVYEDNPGEYVVLDDSGDIVHSGSNAVTALQQGIDATPTRGTICVRGHYNLDDEIEITDYKHLIGYGAHFECTMSSDPHIQCVAGTASSGIEVTDIDFGEEEILTLESTSGMEPGDLLEFYSDEEIDRIGTGDERPLGELHKIQSVDSDPFYGIASGEVLLMDTMEWEYDTSYDIHVNHIPADSVTIEGLRMTGPEPRENYRAIRCRQLENPVIESVDLETFGGRGVMMDRSYMGEVRNSRFSDMREQGAGYGVSVQYGSAHTKIHNCRFYENRHGVAHVSGGSNSMNRRTHVSNCRFLRGQSSQIDTHGDEWNCRISDCMFSQPRNFAIHTGAREIVIDGCEFYCGGSAGLTSDRGEWVDQRIIFINNKVIRGSRNWLMRLDDDGYDLIKVHNNEFFDISVPVLRPTTSENIDHIHFTDNFIKGINNQVLHLGNLSDGKIGEVTVSGNYSENCNSTMYRFRNIRNLRFTNNEMATQSGFNYMIELESVSDSFIANNVFRDHGNKGGIELNDAEDFQSENNVIMGNVGYDLGDDVIENSSAGSHEILNNFNF; the protein is encoded by the coding sequence ATGAGTGACGAAACCGAACACAAGGGTTACAACAAACCTGATCACGGCGAGCAGGATTGGCACAACCCCCTAAATGAAAACTTTGTTCTCATCGATAGCGACATTCACGAAATCGAACAACTGATCGAGGAAAGCGGTGACATTGGGGCGACAGCAAAATTCGAGAAGTTCCTTCATGATCCGACTGAAGCACCGGTTAAGGGCCCGATCACTGAAGCGTTCAATGCCGGGTCACTGGATCACTATGGCGACGAATCTACTGATTTGGACCGGTGGAGTCTAGTCACCTCGGATATCGAGGGAGACCATATGCTTCGTTTCGATGCACCGGACGGCCTCTCCGACACCGAATCCTATCATCTTATCAGTGACGTTTCCGAGACCCATCGGGGATTTAGCTACTCCGCGTACGTGCGTGGCGAGGACAACGGCTCGAGAGGCGAGTTCGGCTTCGCCGTTCTTACCTCGTTCTCCGACGGTACGATCACAGATGGATTCGTCCTCAGAATGAACCTCGATCGAGATTCGATTGAGATCATGGAGTATAGCGATGGGTTTGTCGGTGGGACGACCGCAGACGTCAACCTCTCGGCAGACACGCTTTACCGCCTTGAACTCGATGTCGAGTTCGATGGTCGACTCATCGGCCGGATCTATGACACCGACGACAACGCATTGCAGGACTTGATCGTTGATCCAGAGCAGTCCGATGTCCACAACGGCGGCTTCGGCTGGTACGCTCGCGTCGGATCGGAGGATGAATGGGCCGAATATGACTTCCTGACAAAACAACCACTCGCATCGACACCCGCCCGCGTGAGCGGGACGTCATCGAACGGCGGCGGGTCGATCGAAGGGACGGCCGCTCTCTCAACGGATATTTTGGTTTACGAGGATAACCCAGGAGAGTACGTTGTCCTCGATGATAGTGGTGATATAGTGCATAGCGGGTCGAACGCAGTAACAGCGCTCCAACAGGGTATCGACGCAACGCCGACACGAGGCACGATCTGCGTCCGGGGCCACTATAACCTCGATGATGAGATAGAAATCACTGACTATAAACATCTCATCGGCTACGGCGCGCACTTCGAGTGCACGATGTCGAGCGACCCGCATATACAGTGCGTGGCTGGGACGGCCTCCTCAGGAATCGAAGTCACCGACATAGATTTCGGAGAAGAAGAGATACTCACACTGGAATCAACTAGTGGGATGGAGCCGGGCGATCTCTTAGAGTTTTACTCTGACGAGGAGATCGATCGGATCGGAACGGGCGACGAGCGTCCGCTGGGCGAACTGCATAAAATCCAGTCCGTTGATAGTGACCCCTTTTACGGTATCGCATCTGGCGAAGTCCTGTTGATGGACACAATGGAATGGGAGTATGACACATCCTACGACATCCACGTCAATCATATCCCAGCCGATAGCGTCACGATAGAGGGGCTTCGGATGACCGGCCCGGAACCGCGCGAGAACTACCGAGCAATTCGTTGCCGGCAGCTCGAAAATCCCGTTATTGAATCCGTCGATCTGGAGACGTTCGGCGGTCGGGGCGTTATGATGGATAGGTCATATATGGGCGAGGTTCGGAACTCCCGGTTTTCGGATATGCGCGAACAGGGCGCTGGCTATGGCGTTTCGGTTCAGTACGGCTCGGCGCATACGAAGATCCACAACTGTCGGTTTTACGAGAATCGTCACGGTGTCGCTCACGTCTCCGGTGGATCTAATTCGATGAACCGCCGGACGCACGTCTCCAATTGTCGGTTCCTTCGCGGACAGAGTTCGCAAATCGACACCCACGGCGACGAGTGGAACTGTCGAATAAGCGATTGTATGTTCTCGCAACCGCGTAACTTTGCCATCCATACCGGAGCGCGCGAGATCGTCATCGACGGCTGTGAGTTTTACTGCGGTGGGTCTGCTGGCCTCACTTCGGACCGTGGCGAGTGGGTCGATCAACGCATCATCTTCATCAACAACAAAGTCATTCGAGGTTCGCGGAACTGGCTCATGCGACTCGACGATGATGGTTACGACCTCATCAAGGTCCATAACAACGAGTTCTTTGACATCTCCGTCCCCGTTCTTCGCCCGACGACGAGCGAAAACATCGACCATATTCACTTCACTGACAACTTTATCAAGGGTATTAACAACCAAGTTCTGCATCTAGGGAACCTATCTGATGGGAAAATAGGCGAAGTGACAGTTTCGGGCAACTACTCGGAAAACTGCAACTCGACCATGTACCGATTCAGAAATATAAGAAACTTAAGGTTCACGAATAATGAGATGGCCACACAGAGTGGCTTCAATTATATGATCGAACTCGAATCGGTTTCGGATTCGTTCATTGCGAACAACGTATTCAGAGACCATGGGAACAAGGGAGGGATCGAACTAAACGACGCTGAAGATTTCCAGAGCGAGAATAACGTCATCATGGGCAACGTTGGATATGATTTAGGTGACGATGTTATCGAGAATTCGTCGGCCGGTTCCCACGAGATCCTCAATAATTTCAATTTCTAG
- a CDS encoding glycosyltransferase family 2 protein, with protein sequence MLNHTVSVILPTYNRPERLRCSVKSVHNQTIDNIELIIVDDHSTPSAKEAISDVDLSSISDIVYLRHDRNMGQNVARNTGIKEAGGEFIALLDDDDIWLEEKLERQLNTFQQSDDKVGVVFTGHKQVNEQGEIIGYSSSDASGDLTEYILSGGELSPTSGIMARMEAVEKGGLFDENCPLYTDKDWLLQLSTSCTFESIPDPLFIRRIGSPDRISNNFEMKRDVAIPYWIEKYRSMARDHGWVCERRFMSQMMFHVGRSGVKYKYFSDARKYLFKSILYYPFRLGPYLYFTVALCGPKGYRLGMKYKKLALKLNK encoded by the coding sequence ATGTTAAACCATACTGTTAGTGTTATATTACCAACATACAATCGACCAGAACGCTTGCGATGCTCCGTTAAAAGCGTTCATAACCAAACCATCGATAATATTGAGTTAATCATCGTTGATGATCACTCTACACCATCGGCTAAAGAAGCGATTTCAGATGTTGATCTTAGTAGTATTTCAGATATAGTTTACTTGAGGCATGATCGAAATATGGGACAGAACGTCGCAAGAAACACCGGAATCAAGGAAGCAGGGGGAGAGTTCATCGCCCTCTTGGACGATGATGATATTTGGTTAGAAGAGAAGCTGGAGCGACAACTAAATACGTTTCAACAATCAGATGATAAAGTTGGGGTCGTATTTACCGGGCATAAGCAAGTAAACGAACAGGGGGAAATCATAGGCTATAGTTCGTCCGACGCAAGCGGTGATCTAACCGAATATATACTCTCCGGTGGAGAACTATCGCCGACATCGGGTATCATGGCCCGGATGGAGGCAGTTGAGAAGGGGGGACTATTTGATGAGAACTGTCCGCTTTACACAGATAAGGACTGGCTTCTCCAGCTATCTACCTCTTGCACCTTCGAATCCATTCCTGATCCGCTTTTTATTAGACGAATAGGATCGCCAGATCGCATTAGTAATAACTTCGAAATGAAACGTGATGTCGCGATTCCATACTGGATCGAGAAATACCGATCAATGGCTAGAGACCACGGTTGGGTCTGTGAGCGAAGGTTTATGTCCCAGATGATGTTTCATGTTGGTAGATCAGGTGTGAAATACAAATATTTTTCTGACGCCAGGAAATACCTCTTTAAATCAATTCTTTACTATCCATTTCGTTTGGGACCTTATCTGTACTTTACAGTAGCACTATGCGGACCAAAGGGATACAGGCTAGGAATGAAGTACAAAAAGCTAGCTCTAAAACTAAATAAATAA